In Vagococcus hydrophili, one DNA window encodes the following:
- a CDS encoding cobalt-precorrin-4 methyltransferase, producing MTQVHFVGAGPGATDLITLKGYRLLQEAGMVIYAGSLVNPELLTYCQKECEILDSASMTLKEIIDAMDRGIKSGKEVVRLQTGDFSIYGSIREQIEEMNKRDIPFTCTPGVSSFLGAASSLGAEYTVPEVSQSVIITRMAGRTPVPERESIRSYAQHRTSMVIFLSVQSVDQVVDELVAGGYPETTPAAVIYKATWPEEKKVVGTLVDIAEKVTEAEITKTALIMVGDFLGEEFYYSKLYAAEFQHEYRDAK from the coding sequence ATGACACAAGTACATTTTGTTGGAGCAGGTCCAGGAGCGACTGATTTAATCACATTGAAGGGATACCGTCTTCTTCAAGAAGCAGGCATGGTGATTTATGCAGGCTCATTAGTCAATCCCGAATTACTAACTTATTGTCAAAAAGAGTGCGAGATTTTAGATAGTGCCTCAATGACATTGAAGGAAATTATTGATGCTATGGATCGTGGCATCAAATCAGGTAAAGAAGTGGTTCGTTTACAAACCGGTGATTTCTCAATTTACGGCTCAATTAGAGAACAAATTGAAGAGATGAATAAACGTGACATTCCTTTTACTTGTACACCAGGTGTCAGTTCATTCTTAGGAGCAGCTTCAAGTTTAGGTGCCGAATACACTGTACCAGAAGTGTCTCAAAGTGTGATTATCACGAGGATGGCTGGTAGAACACCAGTACCAGAGCGAGAAAGTATTCGTTCATACGCTCAACATAGAACATCAATGGTTATCTTTTTATCTGTTCAATCAGTCGATCAAGTAGTGGACGAATTAGTAGCAGGTGGTTATCCAGAAACAACACCTGCAGCAGTTATCTATAAAGCAACTTGGCCAGAAGAGAAAAAAGTCGTTGGAACATTAGTTGATATTGCTGAAAAAGTAACGGAAGCTGAAATTACCAAAACAGCTTTAATCATGGTAGGAGACTTTTTAGGGGAAGAATTCTATTACTCTAAATTGTACGCAGCCGAATTTCAACATGAATACCGTGATGCTAAGTAA